CGGTTGCTTCGGTGCCGCCGGAGAGAAAAAAAGCCCTGGTCAATCCCGGCGGCGCAATTTCACACAGCGCGGTCGCCAGCGCTTCCACCGGCTCATGCGTGAATTGCAGGCCGCTCACGTACGCAAGTTTAGCAGCTTGTTGTGCAATGGCATTTGCAATGACCTGATTACCGTGACCAACGTTCGACACAATCGCGCCGCCCGAGGCGTCAATGTAGCGTTTGCCGTTGGCATCAAAGAGATAAACGCCTTCGCCAGCCACCATCATCGGGAATTCATAGCGCAGCTTGCGGTAGAGGACGTTGCCGTGGGGGTAGGAGAACTGGGAATTAGGGTTCATATGCTATTCATCAATTCTTCATCAATCTAACTCGCCTCTTGACTTTTAAAATATTCAGAAACAAGCTTGCGATACTCATTCTTGTTGTACGGGAAGATGACACCTTGAATCACATCGGCGTCTTCTTTAAATTTTTCTTGACTACTCTGACGTCTTTGCATGCGCAACCTAACAAAAAATAGCTGTAAATAACTAAACGTCAAAATAAGTATAATCAATACCAATAGATTAATAATGATAGGGCTTTGAAATATTTCTGGAACTTGAATCAAAAAAACATTATCAGGGCTACAGTTAACAAAACTGAATTCAGGACTATTATGACCGGCTCGGCACCACGCCATATTAAATTACTAAGATTTATGTCGAATCGTGGTTTGTTGTCCGCTGCTTCGAATACAAGAAAAGGAGCCAGCTTTGGATTTTCGTTTAAAAACCATCTTCGAATTCTTCCTGATCTTCTAAAGATGGTAACAATTGCCTCTGAATAATTTACGGAGTGCTGAAGCGTGGCGATTCCCAGTAAGAACAAAGTGATTGTGCTCAAAAGAATAATAATTTGTGCATTGTCACGTACAGCCTGCACCTGCATTGCTGCTGATATACCGGCGCCAACAGCACCAACAATCAAAAGAAAAAAGTTTACGCGAGCAGATTTAATCTCTTCAAACGTCTTTACTCTTTCTTGTAAACAAGCGTAGTCTGTGACAAGAAATTGAGCTGTAATATTCGCTTTCTTTGCCATTTTGCTTTTCCAATCTATTTGGCTACTTTAAAACTCAACTCCTCCAATCTCCTCCCATCCAACCGCTTCACCACTTCCGTAATCAGCTTTACGGCGCTCTCGTAGTCATCGCGATGAATGATGCCGTTGGCAGAATGATAGTAGCGTTGTGAAATCACCAAATCCAACGTCGGTACGCCGGTATGCCATTTGTGAATGGGCCCGGCATCGGTACCGCCGCCTTCTTCCAGCATGAATTGATACGGAATTTTTAACTCATCCGCAATACTCTGCACCCAATGCCGCAGTTTTACATGAGGCAACATTTCATAGGTGTGCAGAATGATCACCACGCCCTTGCCGAGCACGGGCTGCGCATAATCTTCGCTGGTATTGGCGGGCAGATCACTCGTCACATCGATGTCGAGTGTAATGGCAATATCCGGTTTCACGGCTTCCACCACGGTTTTGGCGCCGGCGAGTGTATTTTCCTCCTGCACTGCGCCGGTGGCGAACACGGTGTTGGGATGTTTCTCTGTTGCGAGATTTTGCATCACCCCGATGATCACCGCCAGGCCGATGCGATCGTCCCAAGCTTTGCCC
This genomic stretch from Cytophagia bacterium CHB2 harbors:
- a CDS encoding M42 family metallopeptidase, which translates into the protein MLALAPCLVQAQELDDTEKMLRDLSEAPGVSGYEEPAAQVFMKYLKPHVDELQRDNLGSVIGVKKGTANSPRVMIDAHLDEIGFMVKRIDENGFVKFFPLGWNFSQQLLDHRVIIHTRTGEVLGVINTGPDIQEDKIIPREEMWIDIGVASKAEAEALGIQPGDPVTHESKFAVMANRRFLLGKAWDDRIGLAVIIGVMQNLATEKHPNTVFATGAVQEENTLAGAKTVVEAVKPDIAITLDIDVTSDLPANTSEDYAQPVLGKGVVIILHTYEMLPHVKLRHWVQSIADELKIPYQFMLEEGGGTDAGPIHKWHTGVPTLDLVISQRYYHSANGIIHRDDYESAVKLITEVVKRLDGRRLEELSFKVAK